Genomic segment of Flavobacteriales bacterium:
CGCAGGGTCCTCTATTCTATAAAAATCAAAATGGAATATTTTCTCTTCATTAGAAGACCTGTACTCATTTACTATACTATAGGTTGGACTAGAAATATTGTCAATAATTTCTAACTGTTTACACATCTCCTT
This window contains:
- the tsaE gene encoding tRNA (adenosine(37)-N6)-threonylcarbamoyltransferase complex ATPase subunit type 1 TsaE; this encodes MSELIKLPSLEALPEVASRVLSYLKESKFFIFKGEMGAGKTTLIKEMCKQLEIIDNISSPTYSIVNEYRSSNEEKIFHFDFYRIEDPA